A segment of the Klebsiella sp. WP3-W18-ESBL-02 genome:
CAATCCTGGTCACTGAGCTTTCCCGGTGGGGGCGCTCGACGCTCGATCTGCTCAATACGCTACGTGAACTGGAGAACTGGAAGGTTTCCGTGATAGCCATGAATGGAATGGCGTTCGATCTTTCGTCGCCGTATGGACGAATGCTGGCGACGTTTCTTTCCGGCATTGCGGAGTTTGAGCGGGATCTCATCAGCGAGCGGGTCAAGTCAGGCCTTGCTGTTGCGAAGGCACGTGGTAAGAGGCTTGGTCGTCAGGCCGGAGTGCGACCAAAATCAGACCGACTTTTGCCTAAGGTGGTTGCGATGAGGGCCGAGGGACGCAGCTATCGCTGGATCGCACGC
Coding sequences within it:
- a CDS encoding recombinase family protein, which produces MGHRAAIYCRVSTADQSCERQEFDLRAFAGRAGYDVVGIFKETGSGTKLDRAERKKVLALAQSRQIDAILVTELSRWGRSTLDLLNTLRELENWKVSVIAMNGMAFDLSSPYGRMLATFLSGIAEFERDLISERVKSGLAVAKARGKRLGRQAGVRPKSDRLLPKVVAMRAEGRSYRWIARELGISKNTVADIVQRHRANA